One window from the genome of Myxococcales bacterium encodes:
- a CDS encoding pyridoxal phosphate-dependent aminotransferase: protein MASTKQSADAAARVPRTTTVPPYGVTGAGAGETGFSAFRDVPKTGVIFVTTEATKRGFSPTAEDWCNLGQGMPEAEELAGAPARVKQVVVDMADQEYAPVAGIWELREAIASLYNQMFRRGMPSQYSAENVAISGGGRAALTRVAASLGHINLGHFLPDYTAYEELLDVFRLFSPIPIMLEAERGYQFTAEELRREVLGRGLAAVLLSNPSNPTGRVIGGGELSQWLGVARDLDCTLIMDEFYSHYIWRPDLIGEHGIVTAAQYVEDVDRDPVVILDGLTKNWRYPGWRVTWTIGPKRIIDSVTSAGSFLDGGGSRPLQRRAIELLTPENTMAETRAIAQEFGRKRTRMVEGLRALGLVVEAPPEGTFYVWAGTQNLPASINTGMTFFQAALERKVIVVPGDFFDVDPGKRRRGRNMRFHQHLRFSFGPTMAKLDTALARLKDMIASAT, encoded by the coding sequence ATGGCCTCCACCAAGCAATCCGCCGACGCTGCTGCGCGTGTGCCGCGCACCACCACCGTGCCGCCGTATGGCGTGACCGGGGCGGGCGCAGGCGAGACAGGTTTTTCCGCCTTTCGCGATGTGCCCAAGACGGGCGTTATCTTTGTCACCACCGAAGCGACCAAGCGAGGGTTCTCGCCGACCGCCGAAGACTGGTGCAATCTCGGCCAAGGCATGCCCGAGGCCGAGGAATTGGCTGGCGCCCCCGCGCGCGTGAAGCAGGTCGTGGTCGACATGGCCGATCAAGAGTACGCGCCGGTCGCCGGCATCTGGGAGCTGCGCGAAGCAATCGCCTCGCTCTATAATCAGATGTTTCGTCGCGGCATGCCGAGCCAATACAGCGCCGAGAATGTCGCCATCTCTGGTGGCGGACGCGCGGCGCTCACCCGCGTTGCGGCCTCGCTGGGCCACATTAACCTCGGGCATTTTCTGCCGGACTACACCGCGTACGAGGAATTGCTCGACGTGTTTCGCCTATTCTCGCCGATTCCGATCATGCTCGAGGCCGAGCGGGGCTATCAGTTTACGGCCGAGGAGTTGCGCCGCGAGGTGCTCGGCCGCGGGCTGGCGGCGGTCTTGTTATCCAATCCATCCAATCCCACCGGGCGCGTGATCGGTGGCGGTGAGCTTTCGCAGTGGCTGGGCGTCGCGCGCGACCTCGATTGCACGCTGATTATGGATGAGTTTTATTCTCACTACATTTGGCGCCCCGACCTAATCGGTGAGCACGGCATCGTCACCGCGGCGCAATATGTCGAAGACGTCGATCGCGACCCGGTGGTGATCCTGGACGGCCTGACCAAGAATTGGCGCTATCCAGGTTGGCGTGTGACATGGACCATTGGCCCCAAACGAATCATTGATTCGGTAACCTCGGCGGGCTCGTTTCTCGACGGTGGCGGCAGCCGCCCCTTGCAGCGCCGCGCGATCGAGCTGCTCACGCCCGAGAACACGATGGCCGAGACCCGCGCCATCGCGCAGGAATTCGGCCGCAAGCGCACGCGCATGGTCGAAGGCCTGCGCGCGCTTGGCCTAGTCGTCGAGGCGCCACCCGAAGGCACGTTTTATGTATGGGCCGGCACACAAAACTTGCCGGCCTCAATCAATACCGGCATGACGTTTTTCCAGGCCGCGCTCGAGCGCAAGGTCATCGTCGTGCCCGGTGATTTCTTCGACGTCGACCCCGGCAAGCGCCGCCGCGGCCGCAACATGCGGTTTCACCAGCATCTCCGCTTTTCCTTTGGGCCAACCATGGCCAAGCTCGACACCGCCCTGGCGCGCCTAAAAGACATGATCGCCAGCGCGACGTAG